The window GGACATCTACAAGAAGTTTCTGTACAGGATGACCAAGTTATCCGAGTTCCTCAAAGTCGCCGAGGTACGCCACGGGCCGCCGCGGCTCCGTTTTTAGCGCCGGGCTTCTCCGAGACAGGCGCGTGACCTCAATCAGACCCGAGTTTTTACTCTTCTAGATATTTCGGCTGCTTGGGAGGGGGCGCCCGCTCGAGTAGGAGGCCCGATGGTGATTGGTTTATTAGCCCTCGCCCGGTGTCATTTTTGAGTCAGTCCGCTTTTCTGTCAGTCCTCGCGGTGTCCGTCTGAGTCCTTTTGATTGCATTTAGTTttgaaatttgtatttattttttataaatgtgggATTCATGCTCACACCTTCTTCATCCTCCACCCCGCATCCGTCACTTCCGCCGACCTACGTGTGACGTCACCGATTTTGTCGATCCTCGCTGTGTTTTTGTGTTAGCGCATGCCGTGACAATGCCCGCCACCCGCACTTCCTCTCTtttttgatttgtttgttttcaaccgCAGGAAGTGGGAATAGATCAGGGTGACATCCCCGATCTCTCGCAGGTCAGTATACATCTCACctcctctctctttgtctctttgTCCCTTTTTGTCCTTTTGTCCCTTTCTGTCCATTCACGCAGCCAAAGCTAGCCCTTGATTTTCTCACGCTCCACTCACTCTTTTGGTTTGGAACTTTGGACGCTCACGCCGCCCGCCGTTGACGTGGGGAGGAAGAACCTGGCTTTCTTTCAAATGCCTTACTatcccccctcccctccctgcTTCCTCCCGGGGTCCTCTTTAGGAAGCGTACTACTGTCTCGCCCGCCGCAATCTGCCCCAAAGACAAAACGCTTCCAGATGCGGCGCGCATTCTTGCGGACGGTGACGTTGCGGTATTTTCACTGCGGAGGAAATGGCTGGATTTCCGCCGAGGACGGAGCGGAGCCGCCTGGCCGCCCGGCCGTCCTCGTTTTCTGACCCGACTCGCCGGTGGAAACGGGACTCGAACGCGTCGAGCCGTCGGCGCTTTCCAAACGGGTCGTTGGCCGTGCGGACGCCTGGTCTTTTTTGAAGCGTGATCCCTTTTGAATTGCCGCGCTCCCAATTGAAAAATGATCGGACGTCTGCTGGTGCCTAAACGAAGACTTGTAGTGAAAATGTGGCAGAAAGCAACTGCATGACTTTTGACCTTTTCCCGCTGCCTTTGGAGCGCTCCTCTGCTAACCTTGTCAATGTTTGCTGCATGTCGCCGCGGCTAACTTTTACCGCCACTGACAAAGAGACCGTCGGATACTAACGCGTGCGTGTCCCTCCTGCCTTTTGTGTCCCAAGGCCCCCAGCAGCCTCCTGGAGGCTCTGGAGCAGCACCTGGCCTCCCTGGAGGGCAAGAAGACCAAGGAGCTGAATGCGGACGCCAGGTAAAGAGAGCCGAGATCAGCGCCGCTCGCTTTCCGCCCTCGCCGCTCAATTTCTGCGCCGCTCTGTTCTGGCAGGGCGTCCACCTTGTCCAGCGCCGTCTCCTGCCTGGCCTTCGCCGACGTGTCCTTCGCCCGCATGGACGAGAAGGAGAAGCGGTTGGCTCTGGAGGAGGAGCAGGCCAGGTTGCAGGCTCTCAAGGTGAGCGCCGATGCCCGCCTCCAAAAAGGCCCTCCGTGGcgccactgagccaaaatgtccGCTCACTCGCTTTGGCAAGACCAGCGTTTGAAGGAGATGGGCGCAAAACCCATGGCGTCCGCGATCCCCGGCGACCCATGCGTAGGCGCGCCAACGCCCGAGCTGTTCGGGTCCTCGCTCTCGGCCAACAGGTGAGCTAGAATGGGCTCGCTACCGGCCATTTTGCAGCATTTTTCCTAACCTCCGTGCCCCTTTTGTCGCGCACCCCCAACAGCGACCTGTTTGATCTCCAGCCGGCCTTCGTCCCCGCCGTGTCCTCCGCCGACAGTGCCTGGGCGGGTACGTACGCCGCGGACTTTGACTTGTCGCTCCGCGCCGGCCGTGTCGACCTGAGCCGCCACAAACCGTTGTTGGCAAAATtctgttcattcgctgccaccctcccactccaaacggattggacgtccatacTAGCGATCACCTTGGGAGTTTCTCAAGGACACCacacgtcgacaaaagttgaaaaTAGAGGAATGTTCCTCCAGGTCAGGCGGGTTCTAAAAAGTGCTTTCCGTCTATGtataaaagtttgtttttttagctatTGATGCACTTAGCACACAATAAAACCGTATCGTATTAGGAGCGAGCTATCGAATGAAATTTGAAGTCTGGTAGGCTTATTGGTCCGAAAGGACCATTAAAGGGTCAGAGTGGAAAGAATGTACATTTAGATTTAGCGCTTTGGGCTCCAAAAGGTAAATAACGGAAGTACACGCGTACCGTCCCTCAGGACCGGAGAGACGGCCTTGGGAACAGAAGGTCCCCGCCATGACTGTAGATTTCGATGCCGCCTTTGGGAATAAAGGCGCTCCTGCTAACAACGGAACGCAGCCAGCAGCCGGTAAAGCCTTCCCCCGCCCACTATCCTCCCGTCCGCCGTCCGGGCCGGAAGCCGAAACCGAAGCCTCCCAGGCTTTGCGGACTTTCCGTTAACTCTTGCCAATTCTGCCTGCTGCAAACTTGGCGGGGGGCTTTGCCAGATGACTCGCTCGCGCGTTCGTATGCCGACTGGACGGCTCGTCCTAGCTCTGTCGCTAACATCGCTGCCTTGGCTCTCGGGGAAAACGTCAGTACTTTCTGTCTGCTCCTTTTAACGCTATTTTCTGTCCTTCCCTTCGAAAGGCGATTTGAACATTTAGTGGCGCACGGCGCCCCTCCTCCTTGACTTCCCCTTCCAATGTGCTTAAGCTAGCACTCTGGATGTCTTGTGTCAGCACCGCTGTCAAAGCTACAAAGCACTTCCCAACTGGATACTAGCGTCCCTCCCCCCTCCCTGTTGGGCTCCCTCCGTGTTTCACGAGGTCAACGTGGTCATCTCGCAGCCTGTTTTGGCAATTTgcacacttttttcccccccgtccTCCGCCGAGCGTAGGGAAACGGCTCCTGGCTCGTAGCGGCGGTAGGCGAGGCCAAATGATCGCTCTCAAAAAACTTTGAGTCCCACAGCTAATCGATCTCTCAGCCACTGTTTGGATCGTCTTCCGCCTCCAAAGCGAGCACGCCTTCCGTCTCAAATGTTTTGGATCTTCCCCGCGGCCATCTAACCTTTCTCGGCGCGTGTTGACTTAGCATCTCTGGACTAGATAGTTTGTGTTTCCACCGCAGGTTTCGACACCCTGCTGAAACCGACGGTTCCCATCCACGCGGCGGCCCACGCTCTCCCGCCTCAAATGGTCTTCCAGTCCGGAGGAAAGCTGCTGGCAAACGACCTGGACTCCTCCCTGGCCAACCTCGTGGGCAGTGAGTCAAACGAGAAACgttcaaacttttttcctgCCGCACCCGTGCCATTTTTCTGTCGCGTGGTttgggccggccggccggcagcGTGCCATTTTTCTGTTATTACCGTGCCGCTCGCTCCGGTGTCAGTGTTTAGAAGGTTTGAAATCCAGCCGGTCGGTATTCATTTGCGCTATGGTTGCAACACGAGCGCTATTTGAAGATAACCGGGGTatctcccctccctccctctctccctccctcgtcTCTTCTCAGATCTGCAGTTTGGCGGAATCCTGTCGAAAAAGTACGTCCCTTTTTGAGACGTTAGCTGGGAATCCTTTGGAATTTGGAAGACGCGCAACAAAGTGTTTATTTTGCGACTTCCCTCCCGCAGGCCGGAGATGCAGTGGAACCAGCAGGGGGAGAAGAAGCTGACTGGGGGCCACAACTGGCAGAACAAAACCATGTCCACCACCCAGTGGGGCCCGGCCCCCGTGGTTCCGGCGCCCGTGGCCGTGGCCATGCCCGTGCCACACGTGGTactgtgctttttttccccctccatttCCCGCTCCGTTTTGACCTTGTGTTGTTTTGCTGTGCCTTCCtcttttgacttttatttttctaacCTCTGTCATGGCTCATTTGTCTTTTGGATTTTCTTCCTTGGCATCTTTGTCTACTCAtctctttttgtcttttgtccCTTTTTTCCTGTTGCACCCCCCCCCCATGCAGAACGGAATGTTTTATGCTAGCTACGTAAGTACCACCAGGCAAACCTCATTCGTGCTACAAAATTCCAGAAACGGGGGGCCAAAAAGCTTCGAAACTACGTCTGGGCATATGGAATGAAAATTTAGCTAGATTTAGCTAGACTAGCATGAATCTTATTtgctacaatgttttttttttaaatgatccacAGTAAAGAGAACAATTGAATAGAATTTATGACCGGCCTACGCCTATGAGCTAAATTCCCTCGAGGGCAGGCTGGTATTTTggcattgttctttttttgggaTTGACTAACGGCGAATCCTTTCCTCTCCTTTCCCTCCAAGGCTCCCGCACCCCTGGCTTTCCCCATGACAACGCCGCCGCAAGTGCCTGTGTACGGAATGGTGAGGCTAGCAACCGCATTTTCACGCCCGTCCAGTCCACATTTTAGCAAGTGGCTAGCAaagggtttttttgtttgtttgttttttaacggTGGACCGTTCCCACGGTATTTCGTAGGTGCCCCCCCAGGTAGCCGTCATGGCCCCTCAGCCCATGATGTACAACCAGCCCGTCCTCAGAGCCACCAACCCCTTCGCGGCCGCCGTGCCCGGAGCGCAGGTGAGAACgcacgacgacggcggcgtccTCTGGAGCGCTGGAACCTTGGCGTGATGTGTGATCTCTTGCGTCCATCTCCGTTCAGATGCAGTTTATGTAGTCGGTCGGTGGGTGAGGCAGGCAGCCCAGCGCCAAAAAGCCACcaagagagcgagcgagtgagcggCTATAGGATCCAGCTTGGAGGACGCAAAGACTCGAGAAGCTATTTGCTGCCACATGAGCTTTATTTCACACTGGTGCtattccgtccgtccgtcccctcGCGGCCAATGCGTTTTGGTTTCCTCGCGTGCTGGCGTATgtggtgatttattttttattttttcggtCCGCCAGGAACGGGGGCTGACCGTGCCATCCAATCCATCTTTTTCTTTGTAGCCCGGAGTGTATTTACACCctgaatttgacaaaaaaaacaccagtaagatgtggggaaaaaaactattacTGTTCTGGCAAAACTAGAATTTGGATCAGGATGTCAATTCTGTGAAAAAATGGACCCCCAAAGCCTTAAATTCAAGACCCCCGCCACCGAAAACCAAAGTTGACTCTTGGTGAACCCTGGCGGCCCCAAGAAGCGTCGCAAAATCTGCAGCAAGCACTCTCAAATGAAGTTTTTTGTGTAAATGCCGCCGCTCTCCAATGCTTCTCGTTCCAGTCTTGTGTTAGCTAGCGTCGGGTGGAAAGCCGTTGCCGtagattttgatttttaaatcacgtttggctttttttctgtctttctcgctgTGTCTCGCGCTGTTTCCTCTTGAGCTTTTTggattatattttgtttttttgcccttttttttcgAATGAGTGGATTTTTGGGGGCACTGTAGGTTGCgcttcccaaaaaaatgcaccgTTAACCCGTTGGGAAAAAGATGTTAAGCAAATGACGCTGTTCGATGGTGTTTATTTTGAacttgttggctgccattgacggcgatagacgttcaattggcccccgggccttaGTTTGGGGCCCCTCACTCATGGCCTTGTTTTCCATTCTGCCTCCATCTAACGTTGACTTTGTGTATTGCAGCTTTATGGAACCGGATCATGTGGTGGCCAAATGTGTTGATTCTAACCagcattatgtattttttttaatttatccttTACATTCTTTGTTAATGGAGTGAAATATAGCCCGTGTAATATTGATGCCAATGTACGCCCTCCCGCGCCAATCATCTAATTTCATTTCACATGGCCAAATGCTTTTGGACTTGATCCCTTATCTCTTTCTTTGTACatgatttctatttatttaatgcAGAGTTCTAATGAAGCACGGAAAGGCAAAAtcacaagctttttttttccccagcagtATCATGGTTTATTCAGaggattgtctttttttttcttttgggaagaaataaattcatttatttccatGACTAGCCGGGAGCGTCTGGTGGTTTTTCGTGACCACTTTTTGTCCGTCCGTGACTTCCAGGCAAGCGGACTCGAGGCGACAGCTGAAGGAATGTCCCACCCCGCCCACTGGCCCGATGATAAACCTGGACAGCTGGATTGGGTGGGGGGTGGACTTCTATTTCTGTCTTTCTCCCAGCTTGGAAGAAGGCGCTTGGTAGGGAGACCCTCTTTTGGCCCGCCGCCTCGCTCGTGGCTAGTGCCGAAGGTTCTGGAGATTCCGGCGCCGACATGGTTCTGCTGTGCTACAACAAAGGTTGTGGGCAGACGTTCGACGCGGACGACAACGAGGACGGTGAGTGTACATTTGTTCCGTGGAGCGTTGGCCTCACGCCGCGCTTTTGTCTTTTGCCTCAAGGTTCCTGCCTCTTCCATCCCGGGAACCCCATCTTCCACGATGCCCTGAAGGTAAAAGTCGGTGGAACGGTGACCATAAACACGCGTAAACAACGCCCAAAATGCCCGAAACTTCTTGGCTTCTCCGTCAGGGTTGGTCGTGTTGCCGCAAGAGGACCACGGACTTTTCGGAATTTCTCTCCATCCAGGTGAATGCTCTACAAGGGTGGGTattttgcaggttttttttaaagaccgtcCCCTTCCAGGGCTGCACCCGTGGGCGCCACAATGGCGAGAAATCGTGCCAACCTCTGCTGCCGGGGGTGTCTTCCGAGAAAGCCGACGGCCAAAAGAGCCCCTCCGACGTCATCTATCGGGGACCCAAGTCTTCCGAGAAGATGCGCAAAGAAAGACCGAGGCGAGTGGGGCCCCTTGAATGGATTTGTCTTGGCGAGTGGCTCTTTTGACGCGGAAATGTGTGGCGCGTACCCAGCTCCGACGAACCCAAGACCAAATTGCCCTTCAAGGTGGCGGCGTCGCTGATGAAGGAACTGGAGAAACTGAACGTGAGGGAGAGGGCCGAAACGGAGAAGAAAGGTAAGATGTTGCCGACGCCTGTCGTCGGGAGTTTTTGGTTTCTTCTACTTGGCTGCTTCCGAAAGCCGACCCGACGAGCGCTCGCGCAAGACTGACCTTGACGTTGGCGTTTTTGCCAGAGAGCCAAGCTGTGGTCCAAGGCACGCGATGCAAGAATTCCGGCTGTAAAACGGTGAGTCGCAGTCGCAGTTGGAGTTCATCTCCGGCACTAAAAGTGCGCTGGATGACGCCCTCAGGTCTACATGGGTCTGGCAACGGAGTCGCAGATCTGCACGCACCACCCCGGCGGCCCGGTCTTCCACGAGGGGTAAGCCTGCTGTGCACGGAAAGTCCTGGCCCCTCGCCCTGCTAGCCGTTGCGCGTCTCCCCAGCTACAAGTACTGGAGCTGCTGCTGCATCAGGACCGCCGACTTCAACGCCTTCCTAGACCAGAAAGGCTGCACTGCTGGGAAACACCGCTGGATCCCCAAGCAGGTAGGACCCGTCCCCCGGAGAATCTCTTGCCCTCCGCCTAAACGCTTGGCTCGGGTCCAACGGGGACAGGATAAGAAAACGGTGGCGTGCCGACACGACTGGCACCAGACGCCCGACGGCGTGGTGGTGACCATCTACGCCAAGAACGCCGACCCCGAGTTGAGCTGCGTGGAGGCCAACGGGGCCGTGGTGACCTGTCACGTCCAGTTCGAGAGCGACAAGATTTTCAAGAGGGACTTCCATCTTTGGGGGGTGCGCCAGATCCGGCCGGCAAACACCACCCGCTTTCGTAATCTCGCCGTTTCTGACGTCGAGCGCGTCTTCCCCCCCGTTCCTCTCAGGCGGTCCACGTCCAAGGGAGCGTCGTCAACGTGGTCCAGTCCAAAGTGGAGATCGCCCTGCGCAAAGCTGACCGGGTGACCTGGGGTAAGCTGGAGGACCCGGACCGCAAGTCCGAGCCCGAGTCCGCCGAGGCCGAGGACGACCCGGAGTGGCGATGTCCCGACTGGGACGACGACGACATTAGCGACTCGGACGAAGAGTGGGCCGGCGacggggcggcggcggcccccGTGAAGGAGACCAGGGCCGAGGTGGAGCCGGAAGACGTCCACGACGTGAAGAGGAAGGCTGTGGAGCAGGAGGTGAGAGAGGCCGTGGAGGTCAAGCAGCGAGCTGAGGAGGAGAGGGCGGAGCTGAGGAGACAACAGGAAGAAGAGGATGGGGATGAAGAAATGCCAGAGCTGGAgtgatgggggggaaaaagcgaCAACCGAGGAGCGTTTTTTCTGTGTTGAAAAACGCAtacaaacgaaaaaaaaataaacatctcaTTTGAAAGGTGTAATTGATATAATTATCAAAAATTAACAATCCGTGCGTGTTGAAAGCGCGTTGTGTTGACGTCATCAAAAGGCAGCCGGAAGGCGAAAACTAGACCGGAAGAGAGAAGGATGATTTAAATTGTTTGgcgtgctttttgctttgtcaatgttacgagcgcgttgggAAAGCACAAATTACAAAGACATTTAATTTTAATACTTTGGatgctttttattgtatttaaacaTTGCACTAAGGTATAAATGTCCAACTGCTTGTGTAGTGCTCTCGTCAGCTACGTTACAGTGCTTCAGTCTAGTGGCAATTACGTTGAATTGCGTTCAGTGATCAATTTGCATTCAACCACTTGCTTCAATCTAAAGTCGTgatattcttttatttacagaaatatatgtaaaaaatgtgtgtgtagtAGTTTTGAGTCATTGCATGTAGCAATCATACAGATATACagctttttttcaatgcaatgtTGTATTATGAACGAGGTATGTAGTTACATCTTAAAATACCGCCGTCTTGTGGACGATTGCACCATGTAATGAAATTAGCATCCAAATGTTTTTTACAATATAAAGAGCTGTTGTCCTTAGTCGAGTAATGACTTATTcatttgaaggggaaaaaacatcgttattaattatttttttgtttgaaggtaaaaagccttactatatatacagggtcgaatttaattttatcttaatctgtttgtttttgtccgaGTAAACCGTGCACATTAATGATTGCTGACAGGTGCGTGTGCTGTGACGTCATTAAATAGCGCAGGTACGTCATATGAACCGGAAAAGGGAGAGAAGGTTTAAATTGTTTGGCGTGCTCATTTGGCTTGTCAATGTCACGAGCATTGTTTGACCAACAATTTCATCTGATTAGTTGCTTTTCGGCGTCTCAAGTCCACAAGTCAGGAGTTTTTCTTTGAATACGTGAACTgactttaaattgtttttcagACTTTGTTTGGGTGGCTTCGTATCGTCCACTAAAGTCATTGGGAAGGTAAGAAATGCCATCTTTTTCTAATGCATGTTTCTTGAAATGTCTACTTGGACTCTaaactttgtttattttattctttatttagtttgtttttcgCGTGTTTCTAGGCAAATTGGTTTGGCGCAGGTGTGTGTTTCTGCCCACCGCATCTCGTTTGCTTGTCCCTGACGGAAGACTTTGACGAGGCCATGCTGAAGAAGTTATCAAGTTAAGTGAAATGCTTCCATTGTAGGTGTAGTATGCCTTAAAAGTATTCAAATCATCGACCGCAACGGATGAAGAGATGAAGACGAATGACTGATCTCTGACAGAGACGTACAACAATTGGGCTATCCGTCAACGGTGGTCTATGTCCTACTCGCGTCGACCGGGAGGTTGCTAGCCTAAATTCAGAGTCGACGGGACTAGGACGTGGAGGGCTGTACGCGGTCACCCCAATTGTTGGAGTCCTCTGTCGGGAACTGTCCATTCGTCTTCTTCCCCTCGTTTGTTGCAGTCAATGGTGGTGGACAATTGGAATACTTTGATGGCATTGTTGCGAAAcctacataaaaataataaaggcaATTTGAATATGAGTGGACTCGTAGCTTAacgaatgtttttttccaggacAAGAATTGTGAAGATTGCGAGGCAGTGACGAGAAGAGTTCCTGGAAAATAGTTTAACACGCAGTGGTTTGTAGCCGACGCAATGTTAATCAGCACTTTTGTTTAACTCTCCTGCATCTGTGTCAGTGTTTCAGAAAAATGGAGTGGCATGTGGACTTGAAGAACATTCATGGACAGTGGTGGCTTCCTCACTAAGCTGGTTCAGCACGGACGACCATGATGAGACCCAGAGAAGAAGTTATCAAGTTAAGTGAAATGCTTCCATTGTAGTTGTAACATGCCCTAAAAGTATTCCaatcattcattgccattgactgcaACAGATGAAGggaagaagatgaatgaacgatCTCTGACAGAGACGTACAACAATTGGGCTAGCCGTCAACGGTGGTCTATGTCCGACTCGCGTCGACCGGGAGGTTGCTAGCCTAAATTCAGAGTCGACGGGGCTTGGACGTGGAGCGCTGAATGCGGCGACCCCAATTGTTGGAGCACTCTGTCGGGAACTGTCCATTCGTCTTCTTCCCCTCGTTTGTTACAGTCAACGGCGGTGGACGATTGGAATACTCTGATGGCAATTGTTGTGATATCTACTTTAAACATGACttggggaaaaataaagaattttgtttttcaggACAGAAATTGTGACGATTGCGAGACAGCGACGAGAAGAGTTCCTGGGGAAATAGTTTAGCATGCAGTGGTTTGTAGCCGACGCCATGTTTGATGCAGTTTTTGTTTAGTGCATTTGTCAGTGTTTCAGAAAAATGGAGTGGCGTGGCGTGGTGTTTGGACTCAAAGGACATTCATGGACAGTGGTGGCTTGTGAGCAAAAAGCGAATGAGTTGGCTGAAATGGCATCAAAACTGGAAGTTCTGTTTGCCAATTGGGTAAGAGACGCCCGAAATGTGCATGCAAACATCTTGCTCCCTCACTTAGCTTGTCCCTGACGCCAGACTTTGACGAGGCCATGCTGAAGACGTTATCAAGATAAGTGAAATGCTTGCATTATAGTTGTAGCATGCTTTTTAAGTCTTCAAATCATCTGTTGCTATTGACTGTAATAGACGAATGAATGATCTTTGATAAAGCTGTTCGACAATTGAGCTTGCCATTGAGAGTTTTCCGCGTGTGATCTGTGTCCATCCTGAATTTTGGCTAGCAACCTCCCGGTGGACACTGGTCGGATGTGGAGCATTGGCAATGGCTTGCACTATTGTTGGATGCCTCTgagatcattcatttatttttgtcttttatggaTAAATGGCAATGGATGATTAGAATATTTTCATGGCATTGTTATGAAATATACATATGACTGCAAAAAATAAAGACTATTTGACTGAGTGGACTCATGGCTAAGTGTATTTCCCCCCCCCAGGACAAGAATTGGAAATGTGAGTAAAGCGAAAAGAGGACATATTTGTGGACAGGGTAAGTGTCAACCTAAACCAGAAGATTGTCTGTGGCAATTGCAACTCTTTAATGCCGATGTTTGTCTTGCTTCCTCACTTAGTCATGATCTGTTTTTCGTGGAGGAACTGTGATCTCCAGATCAGATGTCATCAAATTAAGTACAATGGTTCTACTTTTACTAAAACACGGATTATCTAGTAGCTGAACAGTGTGAAAGTATTCAAATCATCTGTTGTCATTGACTGGAACAGATGAGGGGAAGAAGATGAATTGATGATTTCTGATAGGGCTGTCTAACAATTGCGATCATCATCGAGGGTGTTTCATGTCTGACTTGAGTCCATTCTGGATTTCGGCTAGCAACCTCCCGGTGAACACGGGTTGGATGTGGAGTGTTGTCGATGGTGTGCACTATTGTTGGATGCCCCTATTgtaaattttaaatttatttttcttgccCTTTGTGTGTAATGGGTGATGGATGATATGAATACAAGTGGACTCGTGGCTAAATCTCAGCTGTTTTTCCAGGACAAGACTTGAGAAAATTGTGAGGAGTGAGTTATTCTTTTGGACAGCCTTGATGGTCCCCAGATGAGATGTGGTCAAGTTAAGTACAATTCCTACAATCTTATTTATTAACACATGCACCTTTTGTAGCTGAACATGCTGTGAAAGTATTTAAATCATCTGTTGCCATTGACTGGAACAGACAAGGTGAAGATGATAAATCAATGAACCTTGATAGGGCTGTCCAACAATTGGGCTTGTCATTGAGGGCGTTCCATGTCTGACTTGCGTCCATTCTGAAATTTGGCTAGCAACCTCCCGGTGGACGCCGGTCAGATGTGGCGTGTCGGCGATGGCGTGAACTATTGTTGGATGACTCTGTTGAgaatcattcatttgttttcttaccCTGGTCTTTTATGGccaatggcaatgaaagatTGAAATATTATCATGGTGTTGTTATGAAATGTACTTGTACATGTctgcaaaaaataaagacatttttaatatgCTAAATGAAGGctacctttttcttttttcccaggACAAGAATTGTGAATGTTGTGATGACACGATGAGAAGAGTTCCTGGGGAAATAGTTTAGCATGCAGTGGTTTGTAGCTGATGCCATGTTTGACTGCATATTTGTTTAACTCCCCTGCATTTGTGTCAGTGTTTCTGAATGTGCATGCAGACATCTTGCTTCCTCACTTGTCCCTGACGCAAGATTTTGACGAGGCCATGCTGAAGAAGTTATCAAGTTAAGTGAAATGCTTGCATTATAGTTGTAGCATGCCTTTTAAGTCTTCAAAATCGtctgttgccattgacagtaacaGACGAATGAATAATCTCGGATAGAGCTGTTTGACAATTGGGCTTGCCACGGCGGGTGTTCCGGATCTGATCTCCATCCATTCTGATTTTTGGCTAGCAACCTCCCGGTGGACATGAGTCGGATGTGGTGTGTCATCGATGGTGTGCACTATTGTTGGATACCTCTGTTGAAAAtcaaacatttgttttcttacCATTGTGTTTTATGGCCAATGGCAATGCATGATTGAAATATTTACATGGTGTTACAAAATAAACTTGTAcatgactgcaaaaaaataaagacattttgaataataataGATAAATGGTTAAATGCAGgctactatttttctttttccccaggACAAGAATTGTGAAAATTTTGATGGCACGATGAGAAGAGTTCCTGGTAAATAATTAACTACGCAGCA is drawn from Stigmatopora argus isolate UIUO_Sarg chromosome 20, RoL_Sarg_1.0, whole genome shotgun sequence and contains these coding sequences:
- the LOC144066195 gene encoding cysteine and histidine-rich domain-containing protein 1 isoform X1; this encodes MVLLCYNKGCGQTFDADDNEDGECTFVPWSVGLTPRFCLLPQGSCLFHPGNPIFHDALKGWSCCRKRTTDFSEFLSIQGCTRGRHNGEKSCQPLLPGVSSEKADGQKSPSDVIYRGPKSSEKMRKERPSSDEPKTKLPFKVAASLMKELEKLNVRERAETEKKESQAVVQGTRCKNSGCKTVYMGLATESQICTHHPGGPVFHEGYKYWSCCCIRTADFNAFLDQKGCTAGKHRWIPKQDKKTVACRHDWHQTPDGVVVTIYAKNADPELSCVEANGAVVTCHVQFESDKIFKRDFHLWGAVHVQGSVVNVVQSKVEIALRKADRVTWGKLEDPDRKSEPESAEAEDDPEWRCPDWDDDDISDSDEEWAGDGAAAAPVKETRAEVEPEDVHDVKRKAVEQEVREAVEVKQRAEEERAELRRQQEEEDGDEEMPELE
- the LOC144066195 gene encoding cysteine and histidine-rich domain-containing protein 1 isoform X2; the protein is MVLLCYNKGCGQTFDADDNEDGSCLFHPGNPIFHDALKGWSCCRKRTTDFSEFLSIQGCTRGRHNGEKSCQPLLPGVSSEKADGQKSPSDVIYRGPKSSEKMRKERPSSDEPKTKLPFKVAASLMKELEKLNVRERAETEKKESQAVVQGTRCKNSGCKTVYMGLATESQICTHHPGGPVFHEGYKYWSCCCIRTADFNAFLDQKGCTAGKHRWIPKQDKKTVACRHDWHQTPDGVVVTIYAKNADPELSCVEANGAVVTCHVQFESDKIFKRDFHLWGAVHVQGSVVNVVQSKVEIALRKADRVTWGKLEDPDRKSEPESAEAEDDPEWRCPDWDDDDISDSDEEWAGDGAAAAPVKETRAEVEPEDVHDVKRKAVEQEVREAVEVKQRAEEERAELRRQQEEEDGDEEMPELE